The proteins below come from a single Pseudarthrobacter sp. SSS035 genomic window:
- the istA gene encoding IS21 family transposase: MINLDDWAEIRHLFSTGKHSKREIGRIVGVSRGTVERALESDRAPKYQRAAGVSSFDAFAPRVRELLVKTPTMPAATLAERVGWSGSASLFRAKVAAIRPEYAPPDPADRLVHEPGFQVQCDLWFPHEPLPVGEGQNDTPPVLVMTSAFSGFIQARMLPSRTTPDLLGGMWTLLQDAQAVPSRLLWDNESGIGRRKPTEPVAAFAGSLGLEIKLLPPRDPESKGMVERMNRFFRQRFMPGRDFRSPADFNGQLEDWLPKANHRYSRSRHGRPDELIVLDRERMRELPPVSPEAVFRNAVRLPRDYYVRVFSNDYSVDPSFIGRIVDVVADLDTVWVTHDGVIIATHVRAWARHLVLTDPVHVARAAVMRRDFRTQRVHRPEPEEVVEVRDLAAYDEIFGIDLGQQPAPLLEVAS; this comes from the coding sequence GTGATCAATTTGGATGATTGGGCGGAGATACGCCACCTGTTTTCGACAGGCAAGCACTCGAAGCGTGAGATCGGCAGAATCGTGGGGGTTTCCCGCGGAACGGTGGAGCGTGCGCTGGAGTCGGACCGGGCACCGAAGTATCAGCGGGCGGCCGGAGTATCGAGTTTTGATGCGTTTGCTCCCAGGGTGCGTGAGCTGCTGGTGAAAACGCCGACGATGCCGGCCGCGACGCTGGCGGAGCGGGTGGGCTGGTCCGGTTCCGCGTCACTGTTCCGGGCGAAGGTCGCCGCGATCCGGCCCGAATACGCGCCGCCTGACCCGGCCGACCGCCTGGTCCACGAGCCGGGGTTCCAGGTCCAGTGCGATCTCTGGTTCCCGCACGAGCCGCTGCCCGTCGGTGAGGGCCAGAACGACACGCCCCCGGTGCTGGTGATGACTTCAGCGTTCTCGGGATTCATCCAGGCACGGATGCTGCCTTCGCGGACGACGCCGGACCTTCTGGGCGGAATGTGGACTCTGCTGCAGGACGCGCAGGCGGTTCCGTCGCGGCTGTTGTGGGACAACGAGTCCGGCATTGGCAGGCGCAAACCGACGGAGCCGGTGGCCGCGTTCGCCGGGTCTTTGGGATTGGAGATCAAGCTGCTTCCGCCGCGGGATCCGGAGTCCAAGGGCATGGTCGAGCGGATGAACAGGTTCTTCCGGCAACGCTTCATGCCGGGCCGGGACTTTCGCTCCCCGGCGGACTTCAACGGCCAGCTGGAGGACTGGCTGCCCAAGGCCAATCACCGGTATTCACGGTCCCGCCACGGCCGCCCGGACGAGCTGATCGTCCTGGACCGGGAGAGGATGCGGGAGCTGCCGCCGGTGTCCCCGGAGGCGGTGTTCCGCAACGCGGTGCGGCTCCCGCGGGATTACTACGTGCGGGTGTTCTCCAACGACTATTCCGTGGACCCGTCATTCATCGGGCGCATCGTGGACGTCGTCGCTGATCTGGACACCGTCTGGGTCACCCATGACGGTGTCATCATCGCCACCCACGTCCGGGCGTGGGCCCGGCATCTGGTCCTGACTGATCCTGTCCACGTGGCCCGCGCGGCGGTGATGCGCCGGGACTTCCGGACCCAAAGAGTCCACCGCCCCGAACCCGAGGAAGTCGTGGAGGTGCGGGATCTGGCCGCCTACGACGAGATCTTCGGCATCGACCTCGGCCAGCAGCCGGCGCCCCTTCTGGAGGTGGCCTCATGA
- a CDS encoding DegT/DnrJ/EryC1/StrS aminotransferase family protein — translation MSYDFIPAAKPIIGDAERAAVDAVLATGMLAQGTQVAEFEKEFSDVLLDGRASVAVNSGTSGLHLGLLASGVGAGDEVIVPSFTFAATGNSVALTGATPVFADIELDHYSLDVEHVASLITDRTKGIMPVHLYGHPFDVAGFTKLAEERGIDLYEDAAQAHGASFNGQKVGTFGKFAMFSLYPTKNMTSGEGGMVSTPDVTVERNLRLLRNQGMQKQYENELVGFNARMTDVHASIGRVQLKKVLGWTEQRQHNAAFLTENLEGVGTPKVAEGASHVYHQYTIRISEDRDGLAKALRDEYNIGSGVYYPVPNHRLPSFDGTVDLPNTETAAMEVLSLPVHPSLGQADLERIVIAVNKLARAGA, via the coding sequence ATGAGCTACGACTTTATCCCAGCCGCAAAACCGATCATCGGCGACGCTGAACGGGCCGCAGTGGACGCTGTTCTGGCCACGGGAATGCTCGCTCAAGGCACCCAGGTGGCCGAATTCGAGAAGGAGTTCTCTGACGTTCTCCTGGACGGCCGCGCCTCCGTCGCTGTGAATTCCGGCACTTCTGGATTGCATCTGGGCCTTCTTGCCTCAGGCGTCGGCGCGGGCGATGAAGTCATCGTCCCCTCCTTTACCTTTGCTGCAACCGGAAATTCCGTTGCGCTAACCGGGGCCACCCCCGTGTTTGCCGACATCGAACTGGACCACTACTCCCTGGACGTTGAACACGTGGCCTCCCTGATAACGGACAGGACCAAGGGCATCATGCCCGTCCACCTTTACGGCCATCCGTTCGACGTCGCAGGCTTCACTAAGCTAGCTGAAGAGCGCGGCATCGACCTCTACGAAGACGCCGCCCAAGCCCACGGCGCCAGCTTCAATGGACAGAAGGTGGGAACGTTCGGGAAGTTCGCGATGTTCAGCCTTTACCCGACAAAGAACATGACGTCCGGTGAGGGCGGCATGGTCTCCACCCCGGACGTAACTGTGGAGCGAAACCTGCGGCTACTGCGAAACCAGGGCATGCAAAAACAGTATGAAAATGAACTCGTAGGTTTCAATGCCAGGATGACAGACGTGCATGCCTCCATTGGACGCGTGCAGCTCAAGAAGGTTCTCGGCTGGACGGAACAACGCCAGCACAATGCCGCATTCCTTACGGAAAATCTGGAAGGCGTCGGCACGCCCAAGGTCGCGGAAGGGGCATCCCACGTATATCACCAGTACACGATCCGCATTTCTGAGGATCGCGATGGGCTGGCCAAGGCCCTGCGGGACGAATACAACATCGGTTCCGGTGTCTACTATCCAGTCCCTAATCATCGTCTTCCGTCCTTCGATGGCACCGTGGACCTACCTAACACCGAAACCGCAGCCATGGAAGTTCTGTCGCTACCGGTCCACCCGTCATTAGGGCAGGCCGACCTTGAACGCATCGTCATAGCGGTCAACAAGCTCGCCCGGGCAGGCGCCTGA
- a CDS encoding acyltransferase: MTTTIAASADVSDQAILGEGTKVWHLAQVREQANLGNNCIVGRGAYIGTGVRIGENTKIQNYALVYEPAELGKGVFIGPGVVLTNDTYPRSVSPDGSLKSACDWAPVGVTIEDGASIGARAVCVAPLRVGRWATVAAGAVVTKDVPAFALVAGVPARRLGWVGKAGEPLLLKDTFWVCPATGAKYIEDGISLKEFEENE; the protein is encoded by the coding sequence ATGACTACGACCATAGCTGCGAGTGCTGACGTTTCGGATCAGGCCATACTCGGCGAAGGCACAAAGGTCTGGCACCTTGCCCAGGTTCGCGAACAGGCCAACCTTGGCAATAACTGCATTGTAGGCCGTGGCGCCTACATCGGCACCGGCGTACGGATCGGTGAGAATACCAAGATCCAAAACTACGCGCTGGTCTACGAGCCGGCCGAGCTGGGCAAAGGTGTATTTATTGGCCCGGGCGTGGTACTCACCAATGACACGTACCCGCGTTCGGTTAGTCCTGACGGCTCGCTCAAGAGCGCCTGCGACTGGGCGCCTGTCGGTGTAACCATCGAGGATGGAGCTTCGATCGGTGCGCGCGCTGTGTGCGTCGCCCCTTTAAGGGTAGGGCGCTGGGCAACGGTCGCGGCCGGCGCTGTCGTCACTAAGGACGTGCCCGCTTTCGCACTTGTCGCGGGAGTTCCCGCACGCCGCCTCGGATGGGTAGGCAAGGCCGGGGAACCGCTGTTGCTGAAGGACACCTTCTGGGTGTGTCCGGCCACCGGAGCCAAGTACATAGAAGATGGAATTTCGTTGAAAGAATTCGAGGAGAACGAATGA
- a CDS encoding lipopolysaccharide biosynthesis protein has product MKVFRRLSSLKLPFMLLIAQVTIAFGGLLANVLSARGLGAEGRGQLALYLQVTYVVGTLVILGRDRSFPAVISEQRGLAAGTNDFARLLGLPCLLALAICAVTSGFLANQGMVHIVWLAAALWLVVIGNILTSATRSVSIASGEGRGYAIGMGVSQIVLLGIFLLFFVLGIDESTLWFSAYGVALAVPFISVSLARGLGTNVLGRTARQMRRIRRLGFTLVPSSTAEIITARLDRLLIPIFAGYSALGYYAVIATFTELIIWPIRHYIDSNVPKWAAEASNGAVLKVRRAVLIVFGLSMCLSLIVGVAIWLLVPVLFGTEFLASRELILPLVLGSGTYGLSRLAVGIATARGASKHVNVINIFGMMASVVLYLCLIPAGGAVGAAWASFGAYFLASCAGAVYLAKSNAKVMSVGGIRELEDPK; this is encoded by the coding sequence ATGAAGGTTTTCCGGCGCCTTTCATCACTGAAGTTACCGTTCATGCTCCTTATTGCGCAGGTAACGATCGCGTTTGGGGGCCTCCTCGCTAACGTGCTGAGTGCCCGGGGCCTGGGTGCAGAGGGTAGAGGACAACTGGCGCTGTATCTTCAGGTGACTTATGTAGTGGGAACGCTCGTGATACTGGGGCGCGACAGATCGTTCCCTGCCGTGATATCCGAGCAACGTGGATTAGCTGCGGGTACGAATGATTTCGCACGTCTGCTTGGTCTCCCATGCCTTCTGGCGTTGGCGATTTGCGCTGTTACTTCGGGATTTTTGGCAAACCAAGGGATGGTGCATATTGTATGGCTTGCGGCAGCACTGTGGCTGGTCGTTATTGGCAACATACTTACGTCAGCAACGCGCTCAGTTTCAATAGCTAGCGGTGAGGGGCGGGGGTACGCAATTGGTATGGGGGTCTCCCAAATCGTCTTATTGGGTATTTTCCTCCTATTTTTTGTTTTGGGAATTGATGAGTCTACATTATGGTTTTCTGCCTACGGCGTAGCGCTTGCGGTTCCGTTTATCAGCGTATCCCTTGCTCGGGGCTTAGGAACGAATGTCCTCGGACGAACAGCTCGTCAGATGAGGAGAATTAGGAGACTGGGTTTCACACTAGTTCCTTCTTCAACAGCGGAAATTATCACAGCCCGACTTGATCGTCTGCTTATTCCGATTTTTGCAGGCTATTCCGCACTCGGCTACTATGCAGTCATAGCAACGTTCACGGAGTTAATTATCTGGCCAATTCGACACTATATTGATAGTAATGTCCCCAAGTGGGCAGCTGAGGCCAGCAATGGGGCTGTGCTCAAAGTTAGGCGCGCAGTTTTGATCGTTTTTGGACTCTCCATGTGTTTGAGTCTAATTGTTGGAGTGGCGATTTGGCTGCTGGTCCCAGTGCTATTCGGCACTGAGTTCCTGGCGTCACGTGAACTCATTCTGCCGTTAGTTCTTGGATCTGGAACCTACGGTCTTTCTCGGTTGGCTGTCGGTATTGCCACTGCAAGGGGCGCAAGTAAGCACGTGAACGTCATCAATATCTTCGGCATGATGGCATCTGTGGTTCTCTACCTATGCCTGATTCCTGCCGGGGGTGCGGTTGGGGCGGCATGGGCAAGTTTCGGGGCCTATTTCTTGGCTTCCTGCGCTGGCGCAGTGTATCTCGCAAAATCTAACGCCAAGGTAATGAGTGTTGGCGGCATTCGGGAATTGGAGGATCCGAAGTGA
- a CDS encoding glycosyltransferase family 4 protein, whose amino-acid sequence MNQFAVPEGSPGGTRHVEMFSLLSHWESIFVVGDSNYFSGGAIETDDARFRIIKTRSKGKSPLRRALGWVEFSAKAIIECFDGRRVDIVYASSPHLLAPVAGWVVAKFKRARLIVEIRDLWPESFVALGAIRRGGITYRALRILEKWIYRRADWIVGVSERWRPYFEENAPGKGYSSIPNGTDVTAFDAAVPYEGVIGSGHEATSGLKFVFAGSHGPKDGLDLLLDVVADFPDDVFVLIGDGTDKAKITARVESERLTNVLLLPPVTKSELPRYLKLMDVGLHLVSDWDVFKKGMSPNKLHDYLGSGLPVVSNAEGEPHVILNESGAGFGVAPLEIASGLRLMKELAAEERAAMGKRGRSWMLENRSRTIVAKTLEDLLNTVAGKPSRG is encoded by the coding sequence TTGAATCAATTCGCCGTCCCTGAAGGAAGCCCGGGGGGAACCCGTCATGTTGAGATGTTTTCCTTGCTTTCGCATTGGGAGTCGATTTTCGTCGTAGGCGACAGCAACTACTTTTCGGGCGGTGCCATTGAGACGGACGATGCGCGTTTCCGAATTATTAAGACGCGATCCAAAGGAAAGAGCCCATTACGCCGTGCCTTGGGGTGGGTAGAATTTAGTGCCAAAGCGATTATTGAATGTTTCGATGGGCGTCGCGTTGACATCGTTTACGCTTCATCACCCCATTTATTGGCTCCTGTTGCTGGTTGGGTTGTTGCGAAGTTTAAACGCGCTCGACTGATCGTTGAAATTCGAGATCTGTGGCCGGAGTCGTTCGTTGCATTGGGTGCAATAAGACGAGGCGGAATCACGTACAGGGCGCTGCGCATACTGGAAAAATGGATATATCGACGCGCTGACTGGATAGTCGGCGTCAGCGAACGTTGGCGACCCTATTTTGAGGAGAACGCACCGGGAAAGGGCTATTCGTCCATTCCTAATGGTACGGACGTGACGGCCTTTGACGCGGCTGTGCCTTACGAGGGTGTGATTGGATCAGGCCATGAGGCAACTTCCGGTCTCAAGTTTGTTTTTGCCGGATCGCATGGTCCAAAAGATGGGCTCGATCTGCTATTGGACGTAGTTGCGGACTTTCCAGATGACGTATTTGTCCTTATTGGTGACGGCACGGACAAAGCGAAAATTACGGCACGAGTTGAAAGTGAGCGGCTCACCAACGTCCTACTACTACCTCCGGTAACCAAGTCAGAGCTGCCACGCTATCTCAAACTGATGGACGTCGGACTGCATTTGGTCTCGGACTGGGATGTCTTCAAGAAGGGTATGAGCCCCAACAAACTTCACGACTACCTGGGTTCGGGTCTACCTGTTGTTAGTAACGCGGAGGGGGAACCCCATGTCATTCTGAATGAGTCCGGTGCTGGATTCGGGGTTGCCCCGCTGGAAATAGCATCGGGGCTCAGACTCATGAAGGAGCTCGCCGCAGAGGAACGAGCCGCAATGGGCAAACGAGGCAGGTCCTGGATGCTCGAGAATCGTTCGCGGACTATAGTCGCGAAAACGCTTGAGGACTTGCTTAACACTGTCGCGGGCAAACCTTCTCGTGGATGA
- a CDS encoding Gfo/Idh/MocA family protein, giving the protein MGNLRVGLIGLGMMGRHHARVIREIDGVDLVAVADSYGDPHGVAGHLNVLSSVEELIAAGIDMAVVAVPTGLHEEVGLALADAGVHTLVEKPIASSAEAGQRMVDAFAAKGLVGAVGHIERFNPALQSLRKRIEAGELGDVYQIATRRQGPFPARIADVGVVKDLGTHDIDLTAWLAQSRFESIFARTTTRSGRPHEDMVAATGQLSSGIITNHLVNWLSPMKERLTIATGEKGAFVADTITADLTFFENGTVATEWESMAAFRGVSEGNVTRLAIAKPEPLRTEHEAFRDAVLGIRNDVVTMQEGLDTLRVAEAVLESATLRKIVNIAIA; this is encoded by the coding sequence ATGGGAAATCTTCGCGTTGGCCTGATCGGGCTGGGAATGATGGGCCGTCACCATGCCCGCGTGATCCGAGAGATAGATGGAGTTGATCTGGTAGCGGTCGCGGATTCCTACGGGGATCCTCACGGAGTTGCCGGACATCTGAATGTGCTGTCCTCAGTTGAGGAACTCATCGCCGCCGGCATCGACATGGCAGTCGTTGCCGTACCCACCGGACTGCATGAAGAAGTCGGGCTCGCCCTCGCCGATGCTGGCGTTCACACGCTGGTTGAGAAGCCGATCGCCTCTAGCGCCGAGGCAGGGCAGCGGATGGTTGACGCTTTTGCGGCCAAGGGACTCGTCGGAGCTGTCGGCCACATCGAGCGGTTCAATCCCGCCCTGCAGTCACTGCGCAAAAGGATTGAAGCCGGTGAGCTCGGCGATGTTTACCAGATTGCAACACGACGTCAGGGGCCGTTCCCTGCCCGGATCGCCGACGTTGGCGTTGTCAAGGATCTTGGCACTCACGACATCGACCTCACCGCCTGGCTGGCCCAAAGTAGGTTTGAAAGTATCTTTGCCCGCACTACGACGCGAAGTGGACGTCCACACGAAGACATGGTGGCGGCTACCGGTCAGTTGAGCAGTGGGATTATCACTAATCATCTTGTCAACTGGCTTTCGCCGATGAAAGAAAGGCTAACAATCGCCACAGGTGAAAAGGGTGCATTTGTCGCAGATACAATCACCGCGGACTTGACTTTCTTCGAGAACGGCACGGTGGCTACCGAATGGGAGTCCATGGCTGCGTTCCGTGGGGTGTCCGAGGGCAATGTCACGCGTCTGGCCATAGCCAAGCCTGAGCCATTACGCACAGAACACGAAGCGTTCCGCGATGCAGTCCTTGGAATCCGTAATGACGTCGTTACGATGCAGGAAGGGCTCGATACCCTTCGTGTTGCTGAAGCCGTGCTTGAATCCGCGACTCTCAGGAAGATCGTGAACATTGCCATCGCCTGA
- a CDS encoding nucleotide sugar dehydrogenase, with translation MKIAVIALGKIGLPLAVQFASKGHDVVGVDVNRQVVDLVNAGIEPFPGESHLQENLSEVVVAGRLRATCDFAEAVPGADAVVLVVPLFVDADAKPDFGWMDSATADLARNLTPGTLVSYETTLPVGTTRSRWKPALEAGSGLIEGVDFHLVFSPERVLTGRVFEDLRKYPKLVGGLSEAGAAKAIEFYESVLDFDERADLDRPNGVWDLGSAEASELAKLAETTYRDVNIGLANQFARFAAETGIDIYHVIEASNSQPYSHIHQPGIAVGGHCIPVYPRLYLWNDPEATVVRAARAANASMPEYTVGLLEGAYGALAGARVVVLGAAYRGGVKETAFSGVFDTVLSLEKRGAEVLVHDPLYTDAELEKLGFAAYHFGEPIDAAVVQADHTEYRKLSSAELPGIKAFIDGRKVSSPDRWDGAIYRVIGKA, from the coding sequence GTGAAGATCGCTGTAATTGCGTTGGGGAAAATCGGATTGCCGCTGGCGGTCCAATTCGCGTCGAAAGGCCATGATGTCGTCGGCGTAGACGTGAATCGGCAAGTGGTCGACCTTGTAAATGCTGGCATCGAGCCGTTTCCTGGTGAATCGCATCTGCAGGAGAACCTATCTGAAGTCGTTGTCGCGGGCAGGCTTCGCGCCACCTGCGATTTCGCGGAAGCTGTGCCGGGGGCAGACGCAGTGGTACTCGTGGTGCCCTTGTTCGTTGACGCTGATGCAAAGCCGGACTTCGGGTGGATGGACAGCGCAACGGCAGATCTAGCTAGGAATTTGACACCCGGGACTCTCGTGTCTTATGAAACCACCCTCCCGGTGGGGACTACTCGCTCCCGTTGGAAGCCCGCACTTGAGGCCGGTTCCGGCCTAATTGAGGGCGTGGATTTTCACCTTGTCTTTTCCCCGGAGCGCGTCCTCACCGGTCGAGTATTTGAAGATCTGCGCAAGTACCCGAAGCTCGTCGGAGGCTTGTCCGAAGCGGGTGCTGCGAAGGCCATTGAGTTCTACGAATCCGTGTTGGACTTCGACGAGCGTGCAGACCTCGACAGGCCGAACGGTGTCTGGGACCTCGGGTCCGCAGAAGCATCCGAGCTGGCCAAGCTGGCCGAGACGACCTATCGCGACGTTAATATCGGGTTGGCTAACCAGTTTGCGCGTTTCGCCGCCGAGACAGGCATTGACATATACCATGTCATTGAAGCTTCCAACTCTCAGCCCTACAGCCATATCCACCAACCCGGTATCGCCGTTGGTGGCCATTGCATCCCGGTGTACCCGCGCCTCTACCTCTGGAATGATCCGGAAGCGACAGTAGTTCGGGCCGCGCGCGCTGCCAATGCCAGCATGCCCGAATACACGGTAGGCCTCCTTGAAGGTGCATATGGTGCTCTTGCAGGCGCCCGAGTCGTCGTCCTGGGTGCTGCCTATCGGGGCGGAGTAAAGGAGACTGCTTTTTCCGGCGTCTTTGATACGGTGCTTTCGCTCGAGAAGCGCGGCGCCGAGGTATTGGTGCATGATCCGTTGTACACGGATGCAGAATTGGAGAAGCTCGGATTTGCAGCGTATCACTTCGGTGAACCCATTGATGCTGCTGTCGTTCAGGCAGACCACACTGAATACCGGAAACTGTCGTCTGCAGAATTACCGGGCATTAAGGCGTTCATCGACGGCCGCAAAGTGAGTTCTCCTGATCGATGGGACGGGGCCATTTATCGAGTCATTGGAAAGGCCTGA
- a CDS encoding O-antigen ligase produces the protein MTNGVQIRSVVVHRQEILGGITAAVSYLCVLSGNFLVPLFGVKLEIRVFLAVVSWLLWLLWRCTSQQLNLRYVFSAYSWVLWGSLCFMFLSALTGPGLENSQELLVGFVVIASSVSIIVDILSSYPSMIKHIFLVLIIVGYCYAVAGIFSGPGLQGRYSAFGGGPNVFGRIVGFSLVALIVHVTLYKKYWLLFSLPLPLMALVLSGSRGAMLSAGIAAAVVGILLLRSYKFPQLFMILIVLMVLFVIMINFAPSSVADIFRQRIIEQTLGQGYDSGRSELYDVAWAMFAGSPIFGVGVGGYFALFGSTTSSGFEYAHNIVLQILAETGVVGFVVVLLPMFLIVARSLIRPPQSIESTGALGLGLLIIVSSMFSGGYYDFRYAWLFVGVLWVCQSIESKNDFRQLGKMNVIRSRGSTEI, from the coding sequence GTGACCAATGGAGTTCAGATCCGTTCAGTTGTCGTTCACCGCCAAGAGATCCTTGGTGGGATCACCGCCGCCGTTTCTTACCTATGTGTACTCTCCGGTAATTTCTTGGTTCCCCTATTTGGTGTGAAGCTTGAGATACGAGTTTTTCTCGCCGTCGTAAGCTGGCTGCTTTGGCTTCTTTGGCGCTGCACCAGCCAGCAACTCAATTTACGTTACGTCTTTAGCGCATATTCCTGGGTTTTATGGGGCAGCCTTTGTTTCATGTTTTTGAGCGCACTAACAGGTCCAGGTTTAGAGAACTCACAGGAACTGCTTGTGGGATTCGTGGTGATAGCATCTAGTGTTTCTATTATTGTAGACATTCTCAGTTCCTACCCATCGATGATTAAACATATCTTTCTCGTGCTTATTATTGTTGGCTATTGTTATGCTGTGGCGGGTATATTTTCCGGCCCTGGGTTGCAGGGTCGCTATTCAGCATTCGGTGGCGGCCCCAATGTTTTCGGTCGTATTGTTGGGTTCTCTCTAGTTGCTCTCATCGTGCATGTGACGTTGTATAAGAAATATTGGCTTCTCTTTTCTTTGCCGCTGCCACTAATGGCGCTCGTCCTTAGTGGAAGCCGCGGCGCCATGTTGTCGGCCGGAATTGCAGCCGCCGTTGTAGGTATCTTGCTTCTTAGGAGCTACAAATTTCCCCAACTGTTTATGATCTTGATCGTGCTGATGGTTCTTTTCGTTATTATGATCAACTTTGCTCCAAGTTCTGTCGCAGATATTTTTAGGCAGCGAATCATTGAACAGACCTTGGGCCAAGGATATGACTCAGGCCGATCAGAACTGTACGATGTGGCGTGGGCGATGTTCGCAGGTAGTCCTATATTTGGTGTAGGCGTCGGCGGTTATTTTGCATTATTCGGTTCAACGACTTCTTCAGGATTCGAGTATGCCCATAATATTGTGCTGCAAATATTGGCGGAGACAGGCGTTGTTGGCTTTGTCGTTGTTTTGCTTCCAATGTTCTTGATCGTAGCAAGATCTTTGATTCGACCGCCTCAAAGCATTGAATCGACTGGCGCATTGGGGCTTGGATTGCTGATTATAGTTTCTTCTATGTTTTCTGGCGGGTATTATGATTTCCGATATGCGTGGCTTTTTGTGGGTGTCCTCTGGGTGTGTCAAAGCATTGAGTCAAAAAATGATTTTCGCCAACTCGGGAAGATGAACGTAATACGGAGCCGCGGCAGCACTGAGATTTAA
- the istB gene encoding IS21-like element helper ATPase IstB, with amino-acid sequence MSGTPSQIEYYARALRAPRISDGFRRLGDQARDAGWSHEEYLAAVLSREVSEREASGAATRIKAARFPAHKDLEEFNFDHQPSADRNLIAHLGTGVFLSEAKNVVLLGPPGTGKTHLAVGIGIKAAKAGHRVLFDSATGWVARLQEAHSRGKLAQELVKLRRYSLLLVDEVGYIPFDQDAANLFFQLVSSRYEHASMILTSNLPFARWGDVFGDLTIASAMIDRIVHHAEVISLKGNSYRLKKHQPDASTAQ; translated from the coding sequence ATGAGCGGGACACCGTCACAGATCGAGTACTACGCCCGGGCCCTGCGCGCACCGCGGATCAGTGATGGGTTCCGCCGGCTCGGGGACCAGGCCAGGGACGCCGGCTGGTCCCATGAGGAGTACTTGGCCGCTGTCCTCTCCCGGGAAGTCTCCGAACGCGAAGCCTCGGGAGCGGCGACGCGGATCAAGGCCGCGAGGTTCCCGGCCCACAAGGATCTCGAAGAGTTCAACTTCGACCATCAGCCCTCCGCGGACCGGAACCTCATCGCGCATCTGGGCACCGGGGTGTTCCTCTCTGAGGCCAAAAACGTGGTCCTGCTCGGACCTCCCGGCACGGGCAAAACCCATCTCGCGGTCGGCATTGGCATCAAGGCAGCCAAGGCCGGGCACCGGGTTCTCTTCGACTCCGCCACCGGCTGGGTCGCCCGGCTCCAGGAGGCGCACTCCCGCGGGAAACTCGCCCAGGAACTGGTCAAACTCCGCCGTTATAGCCTGCTGCTGGTCGACGAAGTCGGCTATATCCCGTTCGATCAGGACGCGGCGAACCTGTTCTTCCAGCTCGTCTCCAGCCGCTACGAACATGCGTCCATGATCCTGACGTCGAACCTCCCGTTTGCCCGCTGGGGTGACGTCTTCGGAGACCTGACCATCGCCTCGGCCATGATCGACCGGATCGTCCACCACGCCGAGGTCATCAGCCTCAAAGGCAACAGCTACCGGCTCAAAAAACACCAACCCGACGCCAGTACGGCACAATAG